The Marinifilum sp. JC120 genomic sequence GCTGGTGACCATGGCCCGTGAAATCGACGGAGACATTGCCAGCCAGAACCTTTCCCAAGGACTGCTTGCAGTCGTCCATCAGCAACTCGAAGAGGATGAAGATGGCAAAAAGATCCTTAATGTTCCTCAATTCCTGCTGGCTCCATTCACTGACGACTACCTAGGACTACGCGCCAAGATCAAAAACAATGAAATGATCRCTCTGGAAGAAGAAATGCGTGACCAAGAAAACGTTATCAACTTCTACGGAATACACAAAATATGAAGATGTTTGCAGTTCTCTTCACCTTGCTTGGCGTGCTGGCAATGCTAACGCCGGACTCTYCCCTTCAGCATGATGCAAAGAAAGGAAGAGCGCAGGCTGTAGCCATTAATTATGGAACCTACCGCAACGCCGTGAACGAATTTGCTCTAGCACGCCCCAACGCCTTCGAAGGAATCCCCATTCCCTTGTCACTCCTTGACCTGCCGTCCGGTTGGAAATCCATGCGTGCATGGACCAACCGACCGGACGGTGGGAAATTATATGTCTGGGGTCCGGTCAGAGAAGGTGAAACCGGAGAAATCATGGATCTATTCATGGGTTCTTACGCCATTGGGATCAAGCGGAACGGATCACTGGTTACCGCCCATGGAACCGGGATAACCCTGCCCGCCTTCATACCTAACGGCAACATTGTCAGTGTGATCAGACCATAGGAGCAAAAATGAAAGTTAACCCAAAAAATAAACAGGCCGGAATGGGCATGCTTGATGTACTGGCAGGACTGCTCATCCTAGCCATGCTCTCACCGATGCTCACCCGCATGCAACACCGGGGCTTTGAAAATATCAAACAGAAAAGCGTCAGCAGCCATCTTGCTGCGGTGCTTGATGCTTCAGCTGGCTACGCCAAAGAGCATTATGCGGATCTTATCAATTCATCCACTGCCAGCAGTGCCACCACTGTGACCATGGCCCAGCTCCGCTTAGGAAAATTCCTGCCTTCAGGATTCCAAGACCGCAACGGCTGGGGTCAGCGATACGGAATTTATGTGCTCGAACCGAACACRGACGATTTGCAAGTAATCGTTCTGACCTATGACGGACGCACGGCCGCAAATGACAAACGGTTCGGCACTGCTTCAGCTCCTTCAGCCGCTGCCATGGTCGGCGGTGCTGGTGGCTATATCCCAACCGGAGATCTTCCCGGCCAAAGTCCTACCGAGCTGCGCGGTTCTTACGGCGGCTGGACCGTCAATCTTGCCGGGACAAACATTCCGATTCCCAGTCCCGGTCACATCGGCGGACGCGCTTTCCTGCGTGAAGGAGATCTCAGTCAAGATTTTCTCTACCGCGTGGAAGTTCCCGGCCATCCGGAGCTAAACGAAATGTCCACCGAGCTGGATATGACCGACCACGCCATTGAAAATGTAAAAGAAATCA encodes the following:
- a CDS encoding pilus assembly protein PilM, yielding MKMFAVLFTLLGVLAMLTPDSXLQHDAKKGRAQAVAINYGTYRNAVNEFALARPNAFEGIPIPLSLLDLPSGWKSMRAWTNRPDGGKLYVWGPVREGETGEIMDLFMGSYAIGIKRNGSLVTAHGTGITLPAFIPNGNIVSVIRP
- the pilV gene encoding shufflon system plasmid conjugative transfer pilus tip adhesin PilV yields the protein MKVNPKNKQAGMGMLDVLAGLLILAMLSPMLTRMQHRGFENIKQKSVSSHLAAVLDASAGYAKEHYADLINSSTASSATTVTMAQLRLGKFLPSGFQDRNGWGQRYGIYVLEPNTDDLQVIVLTYDGRTAANDKRFGTASAPSAAAMVGGAGGYIPTGDLPGQSPTELRGSYGGWTVNLAGTNIPIPSPGHIGGRAFLREGDLSQDFLYRVEVPGHPELNEMSTELDMTDHAIENVKEIKFAEHTIGDIDATGFCGDLEKEGRIFFDPAVGLYICREGEPQILADTGNSQLFKDATYATDGELIPKPTCPPGVTSAPQIFVAPAVFAEGAQSQAFVAVQSWATDEGDNWRVHLRIKNVTDTWVSPPAGYGKVMVLTTCN